The following is a genomic window from Hypomesus transpacificus isolate Combined female chromosome 14, fHypTra1, whole genome shotgun sequence.
TGAGGGCTCGCGCTTGACTACGCAGTTGCTAGGGACCCAAAACAGACGACAGAGAACATGTTAGACACGGGAGCTACAAGAAGAGAGGCTTTTCACAAGCATCTAAAGTGTCACCTACGCAGCCTGAACTACACCATCTGTCTAGGGAAGTGATCAGTGATCAGATGGACATCTTTTGTGTTTACACTCTCAACCTTAGATGGCATCAGTGTTTTATTCATAACAGTACATTTGGTTTGTAACGAGCCATGTTATTGAACCGTCAGTTCAGTGTGTCCTTACCGAGTCTCTGTCCTCCAGCGAGCGCTGGGGCCGCCCGGGCGTGCCTGTAGGCGCCCCCTTCAgacgcttgtactgagtgaacAGGATGTTCATGGAGGCCAGCAGCACCTCCGACAGGTTGTGTCTcacctggagagggaggaggaggcggggaggaggaggagggggcggggaggaggagggggcggggaggaggagggagaataggggggtgggggggggggagaggtgcgGTTACAAACTCAAGACTGTCCATCAAGACTGGAACTAAGGACATGCTTGTGTTTTGAATGACGGCACTTCCGATCGATCGATGACGGTTGGTTGAAGTGTGAAGTGGTGGCATGTCACTGCGGCCCCAGAACTCGCGTGAAAAAACACGTGTCATGTCGGACGGGCCAACGTCGCTCTCTCACCTCGTCACTGAAGTTCCTGAAGGCAGCGACTCTCTCCTCAACACTGTCCTGACTGAGGGGAACCAGCTTTAGCCTCTCCatcacctgagagagagaaacagacagagagagaaacagacagggagagagagagagagagatacagagagggggattagaggaaggtgagagggggattagaggaaggtgagagggggattagagagagagagagagagagagagagagagagagagagagagagagagagagagagagagagagagagagagagaaggtcagGTCCAGATGAACCTGCCAGTCTGCCACTAGGCCAGGCGGTCACTCACGTCGTAGGCTCTGTCGATGTGGCCGGCGTGGTACTCGTCGAAGAACGTCATGAGATCCAGCAGCAGGTAGAACGTGCTGTCCACTGACTTATCTCCTGCTACTCCCTGGGAACGGTACCTTCAACAGAGGGCCACAccgatgagtgtgtgtgtgtgtgtctatcctaCCTCTGGCCAGGGCTGTCTGTGCATGTCAATCTCAATATAAAgcgagggctgtgtgtgtgtgtatgagtgtatatttgcatgtgtgtgtggactcttACCTCTCAGCAATTGCCAGGGCTGTATTCTTTAATCTCTCCTTGTTGGACAGTGCTGCGCTGACCTGAGCGATGACCGGACTGAGCAGCCTGTTCATCAGCTCCAGAACCTTGTCTGGGTTCTACCGCCAGACAGGAACGAGAACCGAAGAGAGGGAACAACGACAGGTGCAGAAGACCACAGGGTTACAAAGGGACCTAGTGTTCTCCACTCTAATTGTGCTCTGGTTCAAGTAGAAGCTGGACAAGGCCTTTCAAGGAGATTCTGTGGAGTTGTTTTTTTTGCTGCCTCACCTTGGCCAATTCATACAGTTTGACTGCCTCTTCAAACAGGCCCTTGTTCTCAGCCTCCAGGGCCACCTTGGTGATTATGGCCCGCGTGTCCCCAGCAAACTTGTCTATGACTCCTGGCTgtggccacacaaacacagaccgaCGTTCATCAACCGAGCAGAATACTGGAAAATCATTTTGATGGTGtgatgtttcgttttttttcttgaCTTATGCTCTATTTTTACATGACTTAAGTCTTCAACTTTATCTTAtttgatatatatttttgttgtattttttataatatatgTTGTAGATGTTATGTTTTGTTGTGTGCTACCCATGAAGGGTACGACTAATGGGGATCCTAACAAACGAAAAAACAAATGAAGCCTGCCATAAGCTGACATAACATCTCTCTCTGGTGTTCTAGAAGTGCCACCATGTGACCTACCTTCCTGCTCCCATCCTTCTCCAATCTGCCTAGCAACATGTCAAACTGTAGGGGagaaacaaccaatcagaaaccCACATGCGGTCCAAAAAAGGTCCAAAAAGTCTGTTTATCATCTGTGTGTGACAAACTCACCTCCCTGCTCTCGATGACCAGCTCACTGACACAGCGCATGAACATATTTTCTCCCTGGCTGTCCTTCTCgttcctggaaacacacacacgcgtgccgTTAGGAAACAGTGAGTGAGTGCTGCGTTTCACAGACACCTCAGTGGAGCAGGTGGCCAGACTCCCCACAGGAAGTGAGCTCAGCGCTGGAGCGTACCTCAGGAAGTAGAAGTACTGCAGGGCCTCGCGGGGGTCGGTGGACTCGAACTTGCGCGTGTAGAGCATGAGGAGACGGATGAAGTTGAGGCGTCGCACCATCGGGGGATCGCCAGCTTCCTGACtcactgagacagacacacaacatcTGCTACAAGTGTTGTGTCATGGAAGCTTCGAATAAGGGTCAAACGTTTCTCTTTTAAAGAACGAAATATTTTACTCTCCAATAGGAATCAATATAACAAAGAATAAGAATTTCGAATTAGACAATTAGTTAGACAATGGCAGGTTCTAGCGACTGAACTTGACTTCATAAAATCACTACTAAAACTAACGAGAGAACATTTAAACATCACTTCCTgcacttcaaaataaaagcatcTCCTTTCACATTATACACCTTCAAATTAACATCAAATTGCCATTAATGATTACCTGTTCTTAAACTAAACAACATAAATCAGTTAGTTTACCCCTCAACTTCAAATAATTAATTAATCTACTATTAAACTAATCTTcaattaataataattaattgAATAATAATAAGCTATCATAATAATAGTTCATTAGCTcaagtaataataataacaataatgtattcatttagcagacacttttatccaaaacgatgTACAGCACACCCAGGGGCGGATTTTAATCTGCGATCTCTTGATCTGAggttaattaaactaaccactgagctataaccTTCCCTTCTGGTAGCCAGTAGACAGGTAGCCCTATCCCCACctccagtagacagacaggtagccctaTCCCCACctccagtagacagacaggtagccctaTCCCCACctccagtagacagacaggtagccctaaccccacctccagtagacagacaggtagccccacccccacctccagtagacagacaggtagccccaccccacctccggtagacagacaggtagccctaCCCCACctccagtagacagacaggtagccctaccccccacctccagtagacagacaggtagccctaCACGCCACctccagtagacagacaggtagccctaCCCCCACCTCCAGTAGACAGACAGCTAGCCCTAACCCCACctccagtagacagacaggtagccctaCACCCCACctccagtagacagacaggtagccctaccccccacctccagtagacagacaggtagccctacccctcacctccagtagacagacaggtagccctaCCCCCACCTCCAGTAGACAGACAGCTAGCCCTAACCCCACctccagtagacagacaggtagccctaCCCCCACctccagtagacagacaggtagccctaCCCCCACCTCCAGTAGACAGACAGCTAGCCCTACACGCCACctccagtagacagacaggtagctctacccccacctccagcagacagacaggtagccctaCCCCCACCTCTGGTAGAGCCAGGTGAGTGGGCGGTCAGGAATGTCACTTACGAAGCTGGGCGCTGTGTCCCGAGGCCTTGAGCAGCAGGCCCAGCTCGTACAGGACCAGAGCCACGTGGACGGCGTGGCTGCGGAGGCGCTCCACCCGGAACAGGAAGGCCACGGCCGCCTCGAACTGGGCCGTCAGGAACAGCACCTGGAAATACAGGTAGGGCTGCTGGCTCGCCGAGAAATGAGACTCGCCTGTTTGGATGAGACGGAGCaggagacaagaggagaagACTCGTGTTAGGGTGGTGTGAGGCCGTTTTTGGAGGGGAAGAGGTCGGGATTAAGCGAGTTTGGGTGTGGCACAGTCTGTTGGCTTGAGTGTAATAAAGAACTTTTGTAAATAATATCTCCTTTATGGGTTTACAGTTCTGTGAATTGGCACTGAGTAAATCATTCATGAGCTGAGGGGATGTTTATGACATGTCTACAAACTATATCTTGAGCACAGTCTAGGTCCTAGACTCCAAGGAGGTTATTTACGATATACTGAAGTATAAACAGATAGCGTCTGACACCTGGAGTTGCAGCACTTAGTGATAAAGACAGATCCAATGTTTTAGGGAGACTtagcttttggggggggggggggggggggggggggggttgcatatCCGGCAAGAAACCTTTAAACTTTCTTCAACGAATGTACTTGTTAATTCAAACTGAACTAATCCCCTCCATCCGACCACATGTTTTCAGTGAACATGTCAGGCACTTTAAGACACCGACTTATCGCTCAGTCCCAGACGTTTTAAATTAAAAGGGAAAACAACGATGGGGCGATAGAGAGGTGCGGAAGATAGAGAGGTGCggaaggaagagacagacagacggagagagattgagagaaactCTCAAAAGACAGAGTAAAGATAAAGTTGTGAATCATCCTGCAGGTGAggcagcctctccctccctctgataAGAGGGGAGAGTTAGAAGAGTGGAAGTCTGTTATCAGGAGCGTCCAGGCCGGATCCCTGAAGACCCAGACGCAGGAGGCTGGCGCTAGCTGTCAGTCTCCTGCAGAGACGGcttctgctgcctgcctgctctACTTCCTCCCTGACTAAGCCCGAGGTGAGCTGCTGggtgagctggaggagctggaggagaacccaGTGGTCGTTCGGAGGCTATTTCAGGCGCAGGTCACAGCAACAGCACAGGTGGGAAGGCCATGCACACGCAGGTGGGAGAAAATGAGGGggctgcactcacacacacacacacacacaaagacacacacacagacagacacacagagacacacacaccgtagTCCTCAAGCAGCTGCTTCTGGAGCTGGGGCAGGGTCAGTCTGTCCTGCGGGGCACTGCTGCCATCGTCATCAAAACACACCTGGTTCAGCTGGGGAGGGAAGAAGACGACACACTTACTAAGAGTCAAACTACCTTCCACTCCGGAACATTCTCTCCCTTTAGCTGAAAAGTTTAAAGGAATACACTTTCTTTACTAGCAGGCTACCAAAGGGTAAATTTGCCAATGCAGACGGACGATTCAGCAATCCATAGTTTAGACCTGACACGTCCCACTGATACATTAAGAAGACATCAAaacgaaaaaaacaaaaaaacaagcatCGTCGTGGCCGTTAACGTGGCTGTTAGCGTAGCGCTTAGCGTAGCATTCGCCCGTCGCCGCCTCGGCCAATCACCTTGAGCCAGAGGTAGTCCTCGGTCTTGTCGGCCACCTCGCCGTGGTTGTCGCTGATGTCACACTTCCCTATCAGGCAGAAGACGGCCCTCTTGTAGGGGTCGGCGCTGTTCCTCAGCACGCGGCGGTAGTGGAGCCGCAGCTTGGACTCTGTGGCCGGGGccagtctggagggggaggggcaaccAGCCTTCATTACTTCACTATTTTACTGCAGGGGAGGTTTCCATATGCAGCTGTTTCAGTAATTCTAGACCACTTTTTGTCACTGAAAATACTGAAGCAACAAGCACTTAGACGATGACTTGCTTCCATGGATTCTACGCTTTTCCGCTCTTTCTCAGGATACGTGTTGCCCAAGTCCGTAAACAACCTCCCAAACGCACGATTGCAAAGGTAAATGTAAAGGACATGACATAAACACAACCCCGTTCCGGTAGTACAGAAATGGACGTTTCCCAGAAGTCTGGTGGGGCGTGTCCGAGCGTCCTACCGTCTGTCCGGACTGTTCATGTACTCCAGGAACCAGGTCTTGAAGTCCCCCAGCTGGTGCTGGGCCCTGTTGACCACCTGCATGGCGGCGCCCATGTCTCCGCAGCGCAGACAGAAGTAGATCAGAGCCCAGACGGGgtgaccctccacctccccgtcctGGACACATATAGGTTTAGTGTCACATGATGACACGCAAATTATGACGGCTTTCACGTTGATATCAGGGCTTACATTCCTGCTCATTTACAAATATGTGCATCGAAATTAAATGGGTCCTCTTATTCACCAAAATTCAGTGCATCTCCTTaaagaataaatacaaataaataaatacaaaaagaaagaaaacgtaGCAAAACTTCAACAGGGCACTATTTTCCACTTTGTAAATATATTTTAGGAAGCCCCAAAAAATAATCGATACTATGaacggaatgacgcattttaaatatcgctcgatcacgCAAATGTGATCGTGGGAAGCTAAGATCGTGATTCAAATGTGATTCATTGTGCAGCCCTGGTGTGCGTGCACATGCGCGTGCAGACAGTACCTGCATGCCAGGCATGGGTCCGGGCAGCTTGATGTTGAGGAAGCTGCGGACCAGCTGGTAGGTCCCTGGTACCCCCCCCAGCTGAGCCTGCTGCAGGTTCCCAAACACCGTCACCATGGTGTAGTTCTtatagctgggggggggggggggggggggacaggcaggGAGTTTAGACACAAACATACTGAGAGTGGATGGCCAGGCGGCtgtaaatgacacacacacacacacacctgttctccAGGAACTGCAGGGCCTGCGTCACAAAGGCCATCTGTGTGTCCACAGCTGTGCGGCTCTTCAGAGTGTCCTTGGCCGGAACCAGCAACACATCTGTCATCTGCCTCACCATCAGCCACATGTCTGACacgttctacacacacacacatctctttaGTCAATCCAGCAAGCATGAACACCATGAGGATGCCCCACAAGCAGCCCACGGTGATGTCCAGGTGATGACGGGTGGGCTCCTACCTTGTCGTCCAGGCTGTCGGCTACAGAAGCACACAGGTCTCCCAGGTTGGGCTGGACGTGGCCGCCCACGATCTTCTCATTGAAGATGTAgatctgggggagaggagagggggaggaggggagagggggaagacaggagaggaagaatatggtgagagagagggacacagagggaggagggatggtgagaggagagggggaggagaggaggaagacggtgagagagagggacacacagggaggagggatggtgagaggagagggggaggagaggaggagagga
Proteins encoded in this region:
- the nup93 gene encoding nuclear pore complex protein Nup93 isoform X1; the protein is METEGFGELLQQAEQLAAETEAVSELPHVERNLQEIQQAGERLRSRTLTRTSQDAADVKASILLGSRGLDIFHISQRLESLSAATTFEPLEPVKDTDIQGFLKNERDNALLSAIEESRRRTFLLAEEYHRESMLVQWEQVKQRVLHTLLGAGEDALDFSHDAEPSFVSEVAVPGRSALDSVEVAYGRQIYIFNEKIVGGHVQPNLGDLCASVADSLDDKNVSDMWLMVRQMTDVLLVPAKDTLKSRTAVDTQMAFVTQALQFLENSYKNYTMVTVFGNLQQAQLGGVPGTYQLVRSFLNIKLPGPMPGMQDGEVEGHPVWALIYFCLRCGDMGAAMQVVNRAQHQLGDFKTWFLEYMNSPDRRLAPATESKLRLHYRRVLRNSADPYKRAVFCLIGKCDISDNHGEVADKTEDYLWLKLNQVCFDDDGSSAPQDRLTLPQLQKQLLEDYGESHFSASQQPYLYFQVLFLTAQFEAAVAFLFRVERLRSHAVHVALVLYELGLLLKASGHSAQLLSQEAGDPPMVRRLNFIRLLMLYTRKFESTDPREALQYFYFLRNEKDSQGENMFMRCVSELVIESREFDMLLGRLEKDGSRKPGVIDKFAGDTRAIITKVALEAENKGLFEEAVKLYELAKNPDKVLELMNRLLSPVIAQVSAALSNKERLKNTALAIAERYRSQGVAGDKSVDSTFYLLLDLMTFFDEYHAGHIDRAYDVMERLKLVPLSQDSVEERVAAFRNFSDEVRHNLSEVLLASMNILFTQYKRLKGAPTGTPGRPQRSLEDRDSQLRSQARALITFAGMIPYRMAGDTNARLVQMEVLMN
- the nup93 gene encoding nuclear pore complex protein Nup93 isoform X2 produces the protein MLVQWEQVKQRVLHTLLGAGEDALDFSHDAEPSFVSEVAVPGRSALDSVEVAYGRQIYIFNEKIVGGHVQPNLGDLCASVADSLDDKNVSDMWLMVRQMTDVLLVPAKDTLKSRTAVDTQMAFVTQALQFLENSYKNYTMVTVFGNLQQAQLGGVPGTYQLVRSFLNIKLPGPMPGMQDGEVEGHPVWALIYFCLRCGDMGAAMQVVNRAQHQLGDFKTWFLEYMNSPDRRLAPATESKLRLHYRRVLRNSADPYKRAVFCLIGKCDISDNHGEVADKTEDYLWLKLNQVCFDDDGSSAPQDRLTLPQLQKQLLEDYGESHFSASQQPYLYFQVLFLTAQFEAAVAFLFRVERLRSHAVHVALVLYELGLLLKASGHSAQLLSQEAGDPPMVRRLNFIRLLMLYTRKFESTDPREALQYFYFLRNEKDSQGENMFMRCVSELVIESREFDMLLGRLEKDGSRKPGVIDKFAGDTRAIITKVALEAENKGLFEEAVKLYELAKNPDKVLELMNRLLSPVIAQVSAALSNKERLKNTALAIAERYRSQGVAGDKSVDSTFYLLLDLMTFFDEYHAGHIDRAYDVMERLKLVPLSQDSVEERVAAFRNFSDEVRHNLSEVLLASMNILFTQYKRLKGAPTGTPGRPQRSLEDRDSQLRSQARALITFAGMIPYRMAGDTNARLVQMEVLMN